In the Acropora muricata isolate sample 2 chromosome 1, ASM3666990v1, whole genome shotgun sequence genome, one interval contains:
- the LOC136930931 gene encoding uncharacterized protein has protein sequence MAQTSCLEGFHSVLNHFCPKMISFSFVGMMCRHILAALHFNQNLVRDVKKKANGSSQVKLIYPKFKNGVASVRDVRIQPNYDYVEDIYQTLLEAMNTTNYCLGNAVRELKEITPLPMNTMLDKETRESALDSRQKRKKMVPKNVPPTTPLAEVLEKEAFSVTDATQTRKRKRKAGQCHTCKRPMKGHSRIKDCPRNMAKQS, from the exons ATGGCACAGACAAGCTGCCTTGAAGGATTTCATTCTGTTCTTAACCACTTTTGCCCTAAGATGATATCCTTCTCCTTTGTTGGAATGATGTGCAG GCATATTCTTGCTGCCTTGCATTTCAATCAGAACCTTGTGAGAGATGTCAAAAAGAAGGCTAATGGATCAAGCCAGGTCAAACTAATTTATCCTAAATTCAAGAATGGAGTGGCTTCAGTGAGAGATGTCAGGATACAACCAAATTATG ACTATGTTGAGGACATATACCAAACATTGTTAGAAGCCATGAACACTACCAATTATTGTTTGGGCAATGCTGTGAGAGAACTTAAAGAGATAACCCCTCTTCCCATGAATACTATGCTTGATAAAGAAACAAGGGAGAGTGCACTGGATTCAAGGCAGAAGAGAAAAAAGATGGTACCTAAAAATGTCCCTCCAACTACACCAT TGGCTGAGGTATTGGAAAAGGAGGCTTTCAGTGTCACTGATGCTACGCAAACaagaaagaggaagaggaaaGCAGGTCAATGCCACACATGTAAAAGACCCATGAAAGGACACAGCAGAATCAAAGATTGCCCAAGGAATATGGCAAAGCAGTCATGA